From one Saprospiraceae bacterium genomic stretch:
- a CDS encoding glycoside hydrolase family 127 protein, with the protein MLISVLAGINQKCIGRSFGDSLNYISLDKIDIGGHLGNKIDWCIQNRIVEQSVDELIEPFNYKNETRWWQTEFWGKWITSAISTYQYQPTVALKEKIDLAVKKLLQTQMPDGYIGNYADAAHLQQWDIWGRKYVLLGLLSYFDLTKDKNTLQAARKLADHLMTEIGPLKKNIVETGNFRGMPSSSILEPMVLLYNRTGDRKYLDFATYIVDQWETPRGPQLISKALNDIPVAQRFPMPKSWWSWDNGSKAYEMMSCYEGLLELYRVTKEPSYLKAVENSVKNILLTEINIAGSGSSFECWYHGAARQTLPTYHTMETCVTVTWMKLCLSLLQTTGDPLYADAIEQSAYNALLSSITPDASSFSKYSPMEGIRSLGEDQCGMNINCCTANGPRGMMLIPKFAVQSSSDGVYINLFANLHSRVSVNDRVDVQIEQSTNYPVTASTEIKIIPDTEASFTVYIRIPSWSKLTTVKVNEIIVEQVIPGQYLPITRKWRRGDHIVVNFDMRGRLADSEFHAAVLRGPIVLARDSRFHDGYVDEVGLVMNQDGFVDLLPVPTQPEGMWMSYSTKMRKGTNLEINDGDETILLCDYSSAGNTWTADSRYKVWLPYPVNMMKNPFKD; encoded by the coding sequence ATGCTAATCTCTGTTCTTGCTGGTATTAATCAAAAATGTATTGGTAGATCATTCGGCGATTCGTTGAATTATATCTCGCTCGACAAAATCGATATCGGTGGCCACCTGGGTAATAAAATTGACTGGTGCATTCAAAATCGAATCGTCGAACAATCCGTGGACGAGCTGATCGAACCATTTAATTACAAAAACGAAACCCGTTGGTGGCAAACCGAGTTTTGGGGTAAATGGATCACCTCGGCGATCTCCACTTATCAATACCAACCCACTGTTGCTTTAAAAGAAAAAATAGATTTAGCTGTAAAAAAATTACTCCAAACACAAATGCCAGATGGGTATATCGGCAACTATGCTGACGCAGCCCATTTACAACAATGGGATATATGGGGTCGAAAATATGTGCTGCTGGGACTGCTGAGCTATTTTGATTTGACAAAAGACAAAAACACCTTGCAGGCTGCCAGAAAACTTGCTGATCATTTGATGACTGAAATAGGTCCATTGAAAAAAAATATCGTTGAAACCGGCAATTTTCGGGGCATGCCCAGTAGCTCCATTTTAGAGCCGATGGTGCTTTTGTATAATCGTACCGGCGATAGAAAATATCTTGACTTCGCTACTTACATCGTGGATCAATGGGAGACACCAAGGGGCCCACAACTGATCTCAAAAGCTTTAAACGATATACCGGTCGCTCAGCGATTTCCAATGCCAAAATCCTGGTGGAGCTGGGACAATGGTAGTAAGGCTTATGAGATGATGTCATGCTACGAGGGGCTGCTCGAACTGTATCGAGTCACCAAAGAACCCTCCTATCTAAAAGCTGTAGAAAATTCAGTAAAAAATATTTTATTGACAGAAATAAATATCGCGGGATCCGGCTCTTCTTTTGAGTGCTGGTATCATGGTGCAGCTAGGCAAACCTTGCCTACGTATCATACTATGGAAACTTGTGTGACGGTGACCTGGATGAAGTTGTGTTTGAGTCTGCTCCAGACCACGGGAGACCCACTCTATGCCGACGCGATAGAACAATCTGCGTACAATGCTTTGCTTTCATCCATCACCCCGGATGCTTCCTCTTTTTCAAAATATAGCCCCATGGAAGGCATCAGAAGTCTAGGAGAAGACCAGTGTGGTATGAATATCAATTGTTGTACTGCCAATGGTCCGCGCGGCATGATGCTGATACCAAAGTTTGCCGTGCAAAGTAGCTCTGATGGGGTGTATATCAATCTATTTGCTAATCTCCACTCCAGGGTATCTGTAAATGATCGAGTAGATGTACAAATAGAGCAGTCTACCAACTATCCGGTAACAGCATCAACCGAAATAAAAATTATCCCCGACACAGAAGCTTCATTTACCGTGTATATTCGGATTCCATCATGGAGCAAATTGACTACTGTAAAGGTGAATGAAATCATTGTGGAGCAAGTAATTCCCGGGCAATATCTGCCCATCACCAGAAAATGGCGTAGGGGTGATCACATCGTAGTGAACTTTGATATGAGGGGGAGATTGGCAGACAGTGAGTTTCACGCCGCTGTCTTGCGAGGCCCAATTGTGCTGGCCCGCGATTCCAGGTTTCACGATGGCTATGTAGATGAAGTAGGTTTGGTGATGAACCAGGATGGATTTGTGGATTTATTACCTGTACCTACCCAACCTGAAGGTATGTGGATGAGCTACAGTACTAAGATGCGCAAAGGCACCAATCTTGAAATAAATGACGGTGATGAGACGATTTTGTTATGCGATTATTCATCTGCAGGGAATACGTGGACAGCCGATTCGAGGTACAAAGTTTGGTTACCTTACCCGGTCAATATGATGAAAAATCCATTTAAGGATTAA
- a CDS encoding amidohydrolase, translating into MQDLSLSFIQSSIHWEDKSANLDHLGSLIDRILIPTDIILLPEMFSTGFSMHAPALAESMDGNTILWMLAKAKAKNALVIGSLIIKANENYFNRLVVAGPQGVIGHYDKRHTFSMADEDQTYTRGAQALIFEWKGWKIRPFVCYDLRFPVWARNRYSDTTGWDYDLAVYVANWPASRARAWKSLALARAIENQCYVATLNRVGIDDLGLEYQGDSQLINSYGEVLLHLGNEEIIQTKVLDKSLLTDHRKIFPVGRDADGFEIR; encoded by the coding sequence ATGCAGGATCTGAGTTTAAGTTTTATTCAATCGTCTATCCATTGGGAGGATAAATCAGCTAACCTGGATCATCTGGGGTCTTTGATAGATCGCATTTTAATTCCAACAGACATCATCCTATTGCCGGAGATGTTTAGTACCGGCTTTAGTATGCATGCACCCGCCCTGGCGGAGTCCATGGATGGTAACACTATATTATGGATGCTAGCAAAAGCAAAAGCAAAAAATGCGCTGGTCATAGGCAGCCTCATCATCAAAGCCAATGAAAATTATTTTAATCGATTGGTGGTAGCCGGTCCTCAGGGTGTGATCGGACATTATGATAAACGACACACCTTTAGTATGGCCGACGAAGATCAGACCTATACGCGCGGAGCACAAGCGCTGATATTTGAGTGGAAGGGATGGAAGATCAGGCCATTTGTATGTTATGATTTGAGATTCCCGGTATGGGCCAGAAATCGTTACAGCGATACGACGGGTTGGGATTATGACCTGGCTGTGTACGTGGCCAATTGGCCCGCTTCGCGCGCGCGCGCGTGGAAATCACTCGCTCTGGCCCGTGCCATCGAAAACCAATGTTATGTCGCCACACTCAATCGGGTAGGGATAGATGATCTTGGACTGGAATACCAGGGTGACAGCCAATTGATCAATTCATATGGTGAGGTTCTCCTGCATTTGGGCAATGAGGAAATAATACAAACCAAGGTCCTGGATAAATCATTGTTGACTGACCACCGTAAGATATTCCCCGTAGGAAGAGATGCCGATGGTTTTGAGATCAGGTAG
- a CDS encoding methionine aminotransferase, whose translation MHFPESKLPLVGTNIFTKMSGLATEVGAYNIAQGFPDFDADSDLITLVTKAMSEGFNQYAPMPGVMSLREKIAIKTQELYGRWYDPMTEVTVVPGATAGLYAAINALVHAGEEVIVLEPCYDSYIPSIIMAGATPVRYKMKFPGYHIDWEEVKSLINARTRMIMINTPHNPTGSILTSADILALEKIVSGTDIIVLSDEVYEHIIFDHEQHQSISAYPTLSEQSIMVASFGKTFHTTGWRVGYVLAPAALMKEIRKVYQFIAFSTSTPMQHALAAYLDHKEAYLGLSAFFEAKRNNFRNMIKDSRFTLLPSRGSYFQCATYERITDEADHELAIRLTKEYKVATIPVSAFYQDGTDHHVLRFCFGKKDETLEKAAEILCRI comes from the coding sequence ATGCATTTTCCTGAATCCAAACTTCCCCTTGTAGGCACCAATATTTTTACTAAGATGAGTGGTCTGGCTACAGAGGTAGGCGCTTATAATATCGCGCAGGGTTTTCCTGATTTTGACGCTGACTCCGATCTGATCACGCTGGTCACCAAGGCCATGTCCGAAGGTTTCAACCAATATGCCCCTATGCCAGGTGTAATGTCCCTTCGGGAAAAAATAGCCATCAAAACACAGGAACTCTATGGGCGGTGGTATGACCCTATGACAGAAGTGACGGTGGTACCCGGTGCCACTGCAGGCTTGTATGCAGCGATCAATGCGCTGGTACATGCCGGCGAAGAGGTCATCGTACTGGAGCCGTGTTATGACAGTTATATCCCTTCTATCATTATGGCCGGAGCTACTCCTGTTCGATATAAAATGAAATTTCCGGGATATCATATCGATTGGGAAGAAGTCAAGTCACTTATCAACGCCAGGACCCGGATGATTATGATCAATACTCCGCACAATCCTACCGGAAGTATATTGACCAGCGCTGATATCCTTGCATTAGAAAAAATAGTATCAGGTACTGACATCATCGTATTGAGCGATGAAGTCTACGAACACATCATCTTTGATCATGAACAACACCAATCGATCTCGGCCTATCCTACCTTGTCTGAGCAAAGTATTATGGTCGCATCGTTTGGTAAAACATTTCATACGACTGGTTGGAGAGTAGGGTATGTACTGGCTCCTGCGGCTCTGATGAAAGAAATCCGCAAAGTATACCAGTTTATTGCTTTTTCTACCTCCACACCGATGCAACATGCATTGGCTGCCTATCTGGACCACAAAGAAGCTTACCTGGGATTGAGTGCCTTCTTCGAAGCCAAGCGCAATAATTTTCGCAATATGATCAAAGACAGCAGGTTTACGTTATTGCCTTCGAGAGGATCGTATTTCCAATGTGCTACTTACGAGCGCATTACCGACGAAGCGGATCACGAGCTGGCCATACGCCTGACCAAAGAATACAAAGTAGCCACTATACCTGTCTCCGCTTTTTACCAGGATGGTACAGATCATCATGTGCTGCGATTTTGTTTTGGCAAAAAAGATGAAACCCTCGAAAAAGCCGCTGAGATATTATGCAGGATCTGA
- a CDS encoding dihydrofolate reductase: protein MRSILLQVAVTLDGFIEGPHGEIDWCFTDQDYGMSDFLQRIDTIFMGRKTFDMMQSMPTPQDDPFTAQIAHVHQFVFSQSLDAVDQPGTRLITGDTITWIKNYMQTPGKDIWLFGGASFTNSLVQAGLVHEIILAVHPILLGAGKSFLSHAARVPLHLLSAQSYDSGLVMMRYQVV, encoded by the coding sequence ATGCGAAGCATTCTATTACAAGTAGCTGTCACGCTGGATGGTTTTATCGAAGGCCCTCATGGGGAAATAGATTGGTGTTTTACAGACCAGGATTATGGCATGAGCGATTTTCTTCAACGGATTGATACCATCTTTATGGGTAGGAAAACCTTTGATATGATGCAATCTATGCCCACCCCTCAGGATGATCCATTTACAGCTCAGATAGCTCATGTCCATCAGTTTGTATTCAGCCAAAGCCTGGATGCTGTCGATCAACCTGGGACCCGCTTGATCACTGGCGATACCATCACCTGGATCAAGAATTATATGCAGACTCCGGGCAAAGATATCTGGTTGTTTGGAGGTGCATCGTTTACCAATAGCCTGGTGCAGGCTGGGTTGGTACACGAAATTATATTGGCAGTCCATCCTATCTTATTGGGTGCTGGCAAATCCTTCTTAAGTCACGCTGCACGGGTACCTCTCCATTTGCTCAGTGCTCAGTCTTATGATTCAGGATTGGTGATGATGAGATATCAGGTGGTTTAG
- a CDS encoding cation:dicarboxylase symporter family transporter: MKRLFTNLTFWVLLSITLGVLLGHFFPEWVLQPVLKQEWKGHFLGQELKLGKTLSEFLGSGFISVVKLFINPIIFLTITLGIVNMGDLKKVGTVGAKALIYFEVVTTAALLIGIVVANVIRPGDGVIPNSAGGDVTKYAQQAAGFSWSHFLKDNSTIQILILAIVSGIVINKIEAKEKIVKFLEPISKWVFKWLFRVMLFAPIGAFGGMAYTIGKYGIHALLPLGKLMLTVYCTMVLFIFMVLRYILKYYQVSLWRFLKYIKEELLIVLGTSSSEAGLPNLMEKLERMGCSKPVVGLVVPTGYSFNLDGTTIYLSMAVIFLAQVYKVHLSYTEMLTITGILMITSKGAAGVTGSGFIVLASTLTAVKTIPIEGLALLLGVDRFMSEARAITNFIGNGVATIWIANNEGEFDRAKCEAQLGTEHSKG, translated from the coding sequence ATGAAACGGCTTTTTACCAATCTTACATTCTGGGTACTCCTCTCTATTACTCTGGGAGTCTTATTGGGTCATTTTTTCCCGGAATGGGTCCTTCAACCGGTATTGAAGCAGGAGTGGAAAGGACATTTTTTGGGACAGGAACTTAAATTAGGCAAAACGCTCAGCGAATTTCTTGGAAGCGGATTTATATCTGTAGTCAAACTTTTTATCAATCCAATCATCTTCCTCACTATCACTTTGGGTATTGTGAATATGGGTGATCTTAAAAAGGTAGGCACCGTTGGGGCCAAAGCGCTGATCTATTTTGAAGTGGTGACTACCGCTGCTTTATTGATCGGCATAGTGGTGGCCAATGTAATTCGTCCAGGAGATGGTGTGATACCCAATAGTGCAGGAGGAGATGTGACGAAGTATGCACAGCAGGCTGCAGGTTTTAGCTGGTCACATTTTTTAAAAGACAATTCGACGATCCAAATATTGATATTGGCCATCGTATCCGGTATCGTAATTAATAAAATAGAAGCCAAAGAAAAAATAGTAAAATTTCTTGAGCCAATATCCAAGTGGGTTTTTAAGTGGTTATTTCGCGTGATGTTATTCGCCCCGATCGGTGCATTTGGGGGAATGGCCTATACGATAGGTAAGTATGGCATCCATGCATTATTACCATTGGGCAAGCTCATGCTCACCGTCTATTGCACCATGGTTCTGTTCATTTTTATGGTGCTTCGTTACATCCTTAAATATTATCAAGTAAGTCTATGGAGATTTTTAAAGTATATCAAAGAAGAATTACTCATCGTCCTTGGGACCTCCTCCTCTGAGGCTGGCCTGCCCAATCTCATGGAAAAACTGGAGCGTATGGGATGCTCCAAACCGGTAGTAGGGTTGGTAGTACCTACCGGCTATTCTTTTAATCTGGATGGCACTACGATCTATCTCTCTATGGCTGTCATCTTCCTGGCTCAGGTATACAAAGTCCATTTGAGCTATACAGAAATGCTCACCATCACCGGCATCTTGATGATCACTTCCAAAGGGGCTGCCGGCGTCACAGGCAGTGGCTTTATAGTGTTGGCCTCTACCCTGACTGCTGTCAAGACCATACCCATAGAGGGCCTTGCCTTGTTACTCGGCGTAGATCGATTTATGTCTGAAGCCCGGGCGATCACCAATTTTATCGGCAATGGCGTAGCGACTATATGGATCGCCAATAATGAAGGAGAGTTTGATAGGGCCAAATGTGAGGCACAATTAGGCACGGAGCATTCAAAAGGCTAA
- a CDS encoding SemiSWEET transporter: MQWIDYVGLFGAFLSSVTFIPQVYKAWQSRSTGDLSYWMLFILIGNVSTWLFYGIVKKDLAIIIANCIILFLAMVLLYFKISFKK; the protein is encoded by the coding sequence ATGCAATGGATCGACTATGTGGGCTTATTCGGAGCATTTTTATCCTCAGTCACTTTCATCCCACAAGTGTATAAAGCCTGGCAATCCAGATCTACCGGCGATCTCTCCTATTGGATGCTCTTTATATTGATCGGCAATGTGAGTACCTGGCTATTTTATGGCATTGTAAAAAAAGATTTGGCGATCATCATTGCCAATTGTATCATATTATTCTTAGCCATGGTGCTGTTGTATTTCAAGATTTCATTCAAAAAATAA
- a CDS encoding GNAT family N-acetyltransferase: MEAYPPTPIILTGQYVTLEPLNHTHAEGLEAAASDGKLWNLWFTSVPRPEKVHEFIETALAEQLAGKSIPFVVRRSEDEAIVGSTRYMNIEQVVRRLEIGHTWYAASAQRTPINTECKLLLLRHAFESLACVAVEFRTHRFNEASRRAILRLGAVQDGILRNHRIGADGTLRDTVVFSILQSEWPAVKMNLNFKLSQYLER, from the coding sequence ATGGAGGCTTATCCACCCACCCCAATTATTTTAACTGGGCAGTATGTCACACTCGAACCCTTAAATCATACTCATGCTGAGGGTCTTGAAGCAGCAGCCTCAGATGGTAAACTCTGGAATCTATGGTTTACGAGTGTGCCGCGCCCAGAGAAAGTCCATGAATTTATCGAGACAGCTCTGGCTGAACAACTAGCCGGCAAGAGTATACCTTTTGTGGTGAGAAGATCCGAGGACGAAGCCATCGTAGGCAGTACCAGATACATGAATATAGAGCAGGTGGTGAGACGACTAGAGATCGGCCATACCTGGTATGCTGCCTCTGCACAACGTACCCCGATCAATACTGAGTGTAAATTATTATTGCTTCGACATGCATTTGAGTCTTTGGCATGTGTGGCCGTAGAGTTTCGTACGCATCGGTTTAATGAGGCTTCTCGCCGGGCCATCCTGCGGTTAGGTGCGGTGCAAGATGGCATATTGAGAAATCATCGGATAGGAGCTGATGGTACGCTTAGAGATACAGTAGTGTTTAGCATATTGCAATCTGAATGGCCTGCCGTGAAAATGAATTTGAATTTTAAATTGAGTCAGTATTTGGAGAGATAG
- a CDS encoding transposase gives MTKLIEIRNNISQLPFLSNQDQMAEYEETFRRSELGKIYAAIPWSEIVRTISKLSRRRKKGPASMFDIRGKVALMFLKNYCNCSDQDLINRLNSDWKLQMFCGVLLRPKESITNFKVVSTIRCELAKILEAEGYQKIQEIFAKSWKPYMIHPHIAHMDATAYESNLRYPTDVKLLWECCEWMHKKLVWWYGTLGIPQPRMKFKEQKTKYLAYQKSRKKTYKMARKRKRSLLYLLNKLLHLHEAVLTNQGIAIHDLDPSYKKRYLAVHEVYLQQEHLFEGDDKFKNRIVSIHKSYVHPIVRGKENKPVEFGAKVHMVQIDGLNFIEHFSYEAFNECTRLTSAIFLVRKYTGKCTHVGADAIYATNKNRSYCSKENIHTSFVRKGKAGTSEDQRSKMQKLLAKDRSTRMEGSFGTEKNHYGLRRIMARTAQTEKLCVFFGVHIANLCRVIDKIPKNISLQQAA, from the coding sequence ATGACAAAGTTAATCGAGATACGGAATAATATTTCCCAACTGCCATTTTTAAGTAATCAGGATCAAATGGCAGAATACGAAGAAACTTTTAGGAGAAGTGAATTAGGGAAGATATACGCCGCAATACCCTGGTCAGAAATTGTTCGAACAATATCGAAACTAAGTAGAAGGAGAAAGAAAGGCCCTGCCTCGATGTTCGATATAAGGGGAAAAGTGGCACTGATGTTTTTAAAGAATTATTGCAATTGTAGTGATCAGGATTTGATCAATCGATTGAATAGTGACTGGAAATTGCAAATGTTTTGCGGCGTATTATTAAGGCCAAAAGAAAGCATCACTAACTTTAAAGTAGTAAGTACGATTAGATGTGAGTTAGCAAAAATATTGGAAGCAGAAGGATATCAAAAAATTCAAGAGATATTTGCCAAGAGCTGGAAGCCGTACATGATTCATCCCCATATAGCACATATGGATGCGACAGCTTATGAAAGTAATTTGCGATATCCAACAGATGTAAAACTATTATGGGAGTGCTGCGAATGGATGCATAAAAAACTAGTATGGTGGTATGGAACTTTGGGTATTCCTCAACCTCGCATGAAATTTAAAGAGCAAAAAACAAAGTATTTAGCTTATCAAAAAAGTCGTAAAAAGACATATAAAATGGCCAGGAAGAGGAAGCGGAGTTTGTTGTATTTATTGAATAAGCTACTTCACCTTCACGAAGCAGTGTTGACAAATCAAGGAATAGCGATACATGACCTTGATCCGTCTTACAAGAAACGATATTTGGCTGTACATGAAGTGTATTTACAACAAGAACATTTGTTTGAGGGGGACGATAAGTTCAAAAATAGAATAGTCAGTATACATAAATCATACGTACACCCTATCGTGAGAGGAAAAGAAAATAAACCGGTAGAATTTGGCGCCAAAGTACATATGGTTCAAATCGATGGATTAAATTTCATTGAGCACTTCAGCTATGAAGCATTCAATGAATGTACCAGGCTTACAAGCGCAATATTTCTAGTTCGAAAGTATACAGGTAAATGTACCCATGTAGGGGCTGATGCTATTTACGCTACCAATAAAAACAGATCTTATTGCTCAAAGGAAAACATTCATACTTCTTTTGTTCGAAAAGGCAAGGCAGGCACTTCAGAAGATCAAAGAAGTAAAATGCAAAAATTATTGGCGAAAGACAGATCTACTCGAATGGAAGGAAGCTTTGGCACAGAAAAGAATCACTATGGACTCAGGCGTATTATGGCCCGCACTGCACAAACCGAGAAGCTTTGCGTTTTCTTTGGGGTCCATATAGCTAATCTCTGCCGGGTCATCGATAAAATACCAAAGAATATTAGCTTACAACAAGCTGCATAG
- a CDS encoding beta-lactamase family protein, translated as MLLFTFASCEPIRSNNLSQYLDQQAIEAPGDTFAILFEQYVSQKMHACDCPGAAVTIISDSMVRSIKGYGVRSTLSCDTVDVHTLFRLASVSKSFGAVLTDIEVRKGLLSFADPVHRYLPEFELSDSAYTGKVTINNLLSQSAGFPYHSYTNLVEKGYSLSAILPLFKNIRNLAPPGEMYAYQNASYALIEPILENATQRSITDLYAQEIKANLCMPDLCFSYEAMCKTPNIALPHRLDYNQQVHYPIEVSQKYYNTISAGGINASITDMSLWLKLLIGDYPAILPRSAIDSLFQPQIKTTEDRRYYNFWPGVKDTYYARGMRVLDYGDHYKYYHGGFANEYRAEIAIDPRLHIGIAALFNSTCSLADDIVPTFFTMYEEWMGGCR; from the coding sequence ATGTTACTGTTCACTTTTGCTTCCTGTGAACCAATCAGATCAAACAATCTCAGCCAATACTTAGATCAGCAGGCCATCGAAGCACCTGGTGATACCTTTGCCATCCTTTTTGAACAATATGTGAGTCAAAAAATGCATGCATGCGATTGTCCCGGGGCTGCAGTGACTATCATATCAGATTCCATGGTACGCTCGATCAAAGGATATGGAGTACGATCTACCTTGAGCTGCGATACAGTGGATGTTCATACCTTATTCAGACTGGCCAGTGTAAGTAAAAGCTTTGGAGCAGTTTTGACCGATATTGAAGTAAGAAAAGGGCTATTGAGTTTTGCAGATCCGGTGCACCGATATTTACCTGAGTTCGAATTATCTGATTCTGCATATACCGGCAAGGTGACTATCAATAATCTATTGTCACAGTCGGCCGGATTTCCTTATCACAGTTATACCAACCTGGTGGAGAAAGGTTACTCCCTGTCAGCGATCCTACCTTTGTTTAAAAACATTCGAAATCTGGCCCCCCCCGGTGAAATGTATGCCTATCAAAATGCTTCTTATGCATTGATAGAGCCCATATTAGAAAATGCCACTCAACGATCTATTACCGACTTGTATGCCCAGGAGATAAAAGCAAACCTCTGTATGCCTGATCTATGTTTTAGTTATGAAGCAATGTGCAAAACGCCAAATATAGCTTTACCACATCGGCTGGATTATAACCAACAGGTACATTACCCAATAGAGGTTTCACAAAAATATTATAACACGATTTCAGCTGGAGGCATCAATGCTTCCATCACAGACATGAGCTTGTGGCTGAAATTATTGATTGGAGACTATCCGGCTATCCTGCCACGATCAGCGATTGATAGTCTTTTTCAGCCACAGATTAAAACCACTGAAGACCGACGCTATTATAATTTTTGGCCTGGAGTAAAAGATACTTATTATGCCAGAGGTATGCGGGTACTCGACTATGGTGACCATTATAAATACTATCATGGAGGCTTTGCGAATGAGTACCGTGCCGAGATAGCGATAGATCCCCGGCTTCACATCGGCATTGCGGCATTATTTAATTCTACCTGCAGCCTGGCTGATGATATCGTCCCTACATTTTTTACTATGTATGAAGAGTGGATGGGTGGATGTCGCTGA